The genomic window GTGTTGCTGTGATGATCACCAGGATAAGGAATAACCAGGATACAGATAAAATCCGCTTTGAAATCACAGCCCTGAAGATCACGGGATGGTGTTTTTATATCCTTGCCGTTATCCTGACTACTGGCGCGGTATTTAACCTGGTGCAAGGCCATAAACCGGAATCAACCTTAGCAGGAGTGATTATTTCACTGATCTCGATCGTATCCATGCTGGGCCTGATAGCTGCTAAAAAGAAACTCGGCAGGAAACTCAACTGCCAGCCGCTCATTGCCGATGCCAACTGCAACCTGGTGTGCGTTTATATGTCGGTAGTCCTGCTGGTTGCCAGCGGGGCCTTTGAATTGTTTGACCTGGGCTGGATCGATGCGGTGGGAACCGCCGGGATCATTTTTTTCTCTGTGAAAGAAGGAAGGGAATCGTTGGAGCAGGCAAAAGCATTAAAATAGGTTTAAGGATTAGGCGTTAGTCGTTATTGGTTATTAGTTAGTGGGTATTTATTAGTTGCCACTAACCATTAACCACTAACCATTAACCAATAACCTCAAAATTATTTATTCAAGCCTTTTACTCTTGTTATTCCAGGTATAAAATCCTTTAGATAGTAGGGTTCAAAGTACACGACATCTTCGAATTCCGACCGGCTGAATTTTTCTTCCGCGAGGCTGACCATATATGAAGCGGATAGCTGGAAATCATTTATAAAACGAGCATGGGGATGATTACCAAGCATGGGATTGCATTTTTCCGCACCATCTCCGAAAAACCATACCTGGTGTTGATCCAACTCAGCGGTGAAAGAGGATTCAATGATTATTTCGGCCCGGATATCCCTGACAAGTTTCAGGTCCATGTCATATAATCCGTTGTAGACTTCCATCCTGCGGGCATCAATCATCGGGCAAAGCAAGGCCCCTGAAGGCAAAAACTCATCATATTCTTTCAGTTGCTTAAGAATTCCGGTCGCCATCGATTGCAGCGTTCCCACAGCGATAAGCGGTTTGTCGATGGCATAGCAAATTCCTTTGGCGGTGGATACCCCGATCCGCAGGCCGGTGTAGGAACCGGGGCCCATGCTCACGGCAACGGCGTCCAGTGCGGAAAAAGGCATGCCGGCGATTTTCATGATCTCCTCAATAAAAACAGTTATGGTTGATGAATGGCTGTTTTTCTCGCGGGTTTCACGGATTTGCAGAATGCTGCCATTGGCCGACAAAGCCACTGAACAAACCTGTGTAGCGGTTTCAATATTAAGAATGAAGGCCATCAGGAGGAATGTCTGGGATCAGGATGATTATGCTATTTTTCCTCTTCAGCGTAAATATCTTTCTTATCAACGACTTTTACAGCGTCATCGTTTTTCAGCTTTTTGGAGATGGCGCGATATGGACCGGTGATCACTTCCTGGCCTTCGTCAATTCCTTTAGTGATCTCAATATAAGTATTATCCTGCACGCCGGTCTTAACCTCCTGCATCAAAGCTTTGCCATCTTTAATCAGGAAAACATACTCTTTTACTTCGTCTTTCGAAGCTGCCACATCTATATTGGCATCTTCTTCCTTTACCACACCAGAAGTATCTGCACGGGTTGTCACAGACTGGATAGGGACGGAAAGCGCATTATAAACCGTTTCCGTCTGGATATCAACCGTGGCAGACATACCCGGCCGGAAAGGCGAACGGATAACACTGGCGGTGTCGACTATTTCACGGTAGGATTCAGGAAGGATGCGGATCTTCACGTTGAAGTTAGTGATCTGGTCGGCGCTGACTCCAACAGTATTGGCCGAAGTAGAAATTTCGGTTACTATTCCTTTGAATTTCTTATCAAGGTAAGCGTCCACTTCGATCAGGCAGGTATCATTCAACGTGACCCTGACGATATCATTTTCATTCACTTCCACATTCACTTCCATACTTTCCAGGTTTGCTATACGCATGATTTCTGTACCTGCGGAAAATTGCGATGCGCCGGTCACTCGCTCGTTTTTCTCTACGCTTAGCTTGGACACTGTTCCATCATTGGGGGCTGTTATGGTAGTCTTGAACAGGTTTTCCTGTGCCTCTTTCAATGAGGCTTTGGAGCTTTCCACCCCGAACTCGGCGCTTTTGAGGCTTTCCTTAGCCGCATCTTTCCCGGCTTTGGCCACTTCATATGCAGATTTGGCTGCATCATAATCCGCATCGGAGATCACTTTCTGATCCCAAAGTGTTTTACTCCGGTTAAAGCTTAGCTCCGCGTTCCGGAACTGCGCTTCCACCTGGGCAACCTGTGCCCGTGCATTTGCTTCGGCGGCTTTCTGGGAATTCAGCATGGCTTGCATCCTGTCGAAATTAGCCCTGTAAATCTCCGGGTCAATCTTGGCCAGCAGGTCGCCTTTCTTTACCTGGTCGCCTTCCTTTACATACAGCTCGATCACTTCTCCGGAAATATACGGACTGATCTTGATGTCCTTCTCCGGCTGGATCTTGCCGTTGGCGGAAACCACTTCGATGATGGTCCTTTTTTCGACTTTCTCGGCAGTTACCTTGATTCCGCTTCGTTCAGTGCCCTTATTCATGGCAAGAATAATCAGGACGATGACGACCACTGCCCCGAGTGCAACCAGGATGATGTTCCTTCTTTTTTTAAAAAACTTCATAATGATGTATTTTTCGATCTGATCTTGAAGGTTCAAATGTAGGATTTTTTTGAAGATTTTACGGTTATCAACGGGTATATTTCATGAATTTCCGGATAAACGTCTAAAGTTGTTACACTAAGTTACACGAAGAAGCGCAAAGATTCACAAAGATTATTCGGGAATAATCTTTAAAAATTGTAATCTGAATTCTTTGTGAACCTTAGTGTAACCTTTGCGAAACTTTGTGTAACAACTAAAACTTGAGCAGGCAAATCAAATGGAAGAAGAAAAACCATTGCCTATTATTTATAAAGAAGTGAAATTAGATCATGGGTACCGGATTGATTTATTGGTTGAGAACAAAGTAGTTGTTGAAATCAAAACAGTTGAAATTCTAACAGAAGTGCATACAGCTCAGGTATTAACGTACATGAAACTTGGGAATTATAAATTAGGCCTTTTGATTAATTTCGATGTATTATTGCTGAAAACCGGGGTTAAAAGATTTATCAATTCTCTATAAGATGGAATCTTTCATCCCTGATCTTTTTCTACTTTTATAGAATGAAAATCAAATCAAAAATGAAACCTGTCTTTACTCATACCGTAATCAGAATCCTTCAGATTACTTTTGTCATTCAGTTTCTATTTCTTATTTCAATCTCCAGCCCTGCAATATCGCAGAAGCAGCCCATCAGCTCTTCCGACAGCCTCCACGCCACTCACTACGAGATCCATATCAGCAACATTGATTTCCAGGCGAAGTCGATCGCCGCTTCTACGACTGTCTGGCTGACACCCCTTGAAAACCCGGTCACTCCAATAAACCTGGAATTAATTCAACTGGCTGTCACAAATGTCTGGGTGGATAATATTCCGGTAACGAATTTCGAACAGACTGACAGCTTATTGATTATTCCGATCAGCGACCCTTTACAGCCGGGAGATACGGCGATGATAAAAGTGGATTATCATGGCGTTCCCTTCCACGAAAGCTGGGGTGGTTTTCATTTTTCCGGTGAATATGCTTTCAACCTTGGTGTGGGTATTAGCACCATCCCCCATAACCTCGGAAAGAGCTGGTACCCCTGCGTGGATAATTTCACCGACCGGGCGACATATGATGTTTTCTGCACCCTGCCGGCCGGTAAGATAGCCGTCGGCGGTGGTTTGCTGGTCGAAGAGATCGATAATGGCAACGGAACCATCACCTATCACTGGAACCTTGGACAAACCGTTCCCACCTACCTCTCGTCGCTGGCTGTAGGAAATTATGTAGCTGTCAATGATACCTTTAACGGCATTAACGGCCAGGTGCCAATTAACATCTATGTCAGACCGCAAGACACCAACAAAGTGGCCGGCACCTTCGTTAACCTGAAAGAGATCCTTGCCATTTATGAAGACTGCATGGGCCCTTATTCCTGGGACCGTGTCGGTTATACCGGCACTACCATCGGCGCAATGGAGCATGCCACCAATATTTTCATCCCCCACAGCACCATCACGGGCAGCACCAGCTACGAATCGCTCATGGCGCATGAACTTACCCACATGTGGATGGGCGACAAAGTAACCTGCTCATCGGCGCAGGAGATGTGGATCAACGAAGGCTGGGCGACTTTCTTCGGAATGTATTATGCCCTTGCACTTTACGGCGACGAATCAGCCTTTAAGCAGGAGTTGCGCGTCAAAAATGGCAGTATATTGCAATATTGCCATACTTCTTCTGGCGATGGTTCCTATTTCCCGCTGAACCAGATACCACAGGAATATACCTACGGCACGTCGGCATATGACCGCGGCGCCACCGTATGCCAGGCACTTCGCTTTTACCTTGGCGACAGCCTCTTCTTCGGAACCCTCACAGCTTTTATTGATGAATTTGCTTTTCAGTCAGTTTCTTCTTACGACATGCGGGATTTCATGACAAATTACACCGGCACTGATATGGGCGGTTTCTTCAATAATTTTGTCCTGAATTCAGGAACACCGCATTATTCAGTAGACTCATTCAATGTGGTGATCAGAAATAAAAGTTTCTGCGATGCCACTGTTTATGTGAAACAAAAGCGGCATGGGCCGGCGTTTACCGGCGATGGTAACATCATGGAGGTGATGTTCATGGATAATGACTGGCACTCTTATACCGATACGATCCATTTCGACGGGAAGACAGGGTTTTCCGTAACAACCCTACCCTTCTGGCCCACCGTCGTGCTGGTGGATCCGGAGGAAAAAATGTGCGATGCCACGACCGACAATTACAAGACTATTAAAACAACCGGAAGTTACACTTTTGAAAAGACTCTCTTCAGTATGGTTGTCGAAAATATCAGTGATTCGGCTTTCATCCAGGTCACACATAACTGGGCCCCGCCCGACAGCCTGGAAGAACCTGTCACAGGTCTGCGCCTGTCGGATTACCGCTACTGGCGGATCGACGGCATTTTTCCAGAAGATTTCCAGGCCACAGGCAAGTTCTTCTATTCCGCTAATAATTATCTTGATAATACACTGATCACTTCTTCATCCGATACCGTTATCATACTTTACCGGAGAGGGGCAATGGAAGACTGGCAGGAGGTGGAATTCGAGAAAATCGGGCCATGGAACATCGGGAACATCATTGTCGACAACCTGAAGACCGGCGAGTACACACTTGCTGTAAAAGATTCAGGTGTCGGCTTTGCGGAGCCAAATCTTCCGGAAAAAATAATTCTGGACATTTATCCGAATCCCTCATCCGGAAGTTTTACCATCATTTCCGGCAGT from Bacteroidales bacterium includes these protein-coding regions:
- a CDS encoding efflux RND transporter periplasmic adaptor subunit encodes the protein MNLQDQIEKYIIMKFFKKRRNIILVALGAVVVIVLIILAMNKGTERSGIKVTAEKVEKRTIIEVVSANGKIQPEKDIKISPYISGEVIELYVKEGDQVKKGDLLAKIDPEIYRANFDRMQAMLNSQKAAEANARAQVAQVEAQFRNAELSFNRSKTLWDQKVISDADYDAAKSAYEVAKAGKDAAKESLKSAEFGVESSKASLKEAQENLFKTTITAPNDGTVSKLSVEKNERVTGASQFSAGTEIMRIANLESMEVNVEVNENDIVRVTLNDTCLIEVDAYLDKKFKGIVTEISTSANTVGVSADQITNFNVKIRILPESYREIVDTASVIRSPFRPGMSATVDIQTETVYNALSVPIQSVTTRADTSGVVKEEDANIDVAASKDEVKEYVFLIKDGKALMQEVKTGVQDNTYIEITKGIDEGQEVITGPYRAISKKLKNDDAVKVVDKKDIYAEEEK
- a CDS encoding T9SS type A sorting domain-containing protein, translating into MKPVFTHTVIRILQITFVIQFLFLISISSPAISQKQPISSSDSLHATHYEIHISNIDFQAKSIAASTTVWLTPLENPVTPINLELIQLAVTNVWVDNIPVTNFEQTDSLLIIPISDPLQPGDTAMIKVDYHGVPFHESWGGFHFSGEYAFNLGVGISTIPHNLGKSWYPCVDNFTDRATYDVFCTLPAGKIAVGGGLLVEEIDNGNGTITYHWNLGQTVPTYLSSLAVGNYVAVNDTFNGINGQVPINIYVRPQDTNKVAGTFVNLKEILAIYEDCMGPYSWDRVGYTGTTIGAMEHATNIFIPHSTITGSTSYESLMAHELTHMWMGDKVTCSSAQEMWINEGWATFFGMYYALALYGDESAFKQELRVKNGSILQYCHTSSGDGSYFPLNQIPQEYTYGTSAYDRGATVCQALRFYLGDSLFFGTLTAFIDEFAFQSVSSYDMRDFMTNYTGTDMGGFFNNFVLNSGTPHYSVDSFNVVIRNKSFCDATVYVKQKRHGPAFTGDGNIMEVMFMDNDWHSYTDTIHFDGKTGFSVTTLPFWPTVVLVDPEEKMCDATTDNYKTIKTTGSYTFEKTLFSMVVENISDSAFIQVTHNWAPPDSLEEPVTGLRLSDYRYWRIDGIFPEDFQATGKFFYSANNYLDNTLITSSSDTVIILYRRGAMEDWQEVEFEKIGPWNIGNIIVDNLKTGEYTLAVKDSGVGFAEPNLPEKIILDIYPNPSSGSFTIISGSKADGEIRIYTNTGTLVKAFPVQAGQDLVNWSPEGLASGNYLVALYRENSPGPEIRKVFYLP
- a CDS encoding GxxExxY protein, with protein sequence MEEEKPLPIIYKEVKLDHGYRIDLLVENKVVVEIKTVEILTEVHTAQVLTYMKLGNYKLGLLINFDVLLLKTGVKRFINSL
- a CDS encoding cation transporter, whose translation is MTEKLWQKAMLFAVLTIVFNIVEGVVSIWFGVSDDMLTLSGFGVDSFIETISAVGVAVMITRIRNNQDTDKIRFEITALKITGWCFYILAVILTTGAVFNLVQGHKPESTLAGVIISLISIVSMLGLIAAKKKLGRKLNCQPLIADANCNLVCVYMSVVLLVASGAFELFDLGWIDAVGTAGIIFFSVKEGRESLEQAKALK
- the tsaB gene encoding tRNA (adenosine(37)-N6)-threonylcarbamoyltransferase complex dimerization subunit type 1 TsaB, which encodes MAFILNIETATQVCSVALSANGSILQIRETREKNSHSSTITVFIEEIMKIAGMPFSALDAVAVSMGPGSYTGLRIGVSTAKGICYAIDKPLIAVGTLQSMATGILKQLKEYDEFLPSGALLCPMIDARRMEVYNGLYDMDLKLVRDIRAEIIIESSFTAELDQHQVWFFGDGAEKCNPMLGNHPHARFINDFQLSASYMVSLAEEKFSRSEFEDVVYFEPYYLKDFIPGITRVKGLNK